In Maridesulfovibrio sp., a single genomic region encodes these proteins:
- a CDS encoding relaxase/mobilization nuclease domain-containing protein, translating into MLMKVFRHGVGRGAKVVEYVTGKKDSKRKENPPEVLRGDPDLTSDLIDTTTRKWRYTSGVLSWAPEDKVTPEDERKLMDSFESYAFAGLEADQYSILWVRHSHAGHHEMHFVIPRTELRSDKALNPCPPGWEKQYNPWCELHNRRHNWARPDEMKRARLVSPGSSIQSYKFGNASEVRRTVTEAIVQGVEAGLIHNRQDIVRTLEEFGFGVPRQGKEYITIELPENDNSTVSQKRKNRRIRLKGVLYASSWTAEQFKQRAELSRENEGADGRASAKLQADNSRRIAELEKSVSKIRQTRAEYHRNRYKNRDRRTLKNSTNLNPRHAPILEDPSRSIISGDNRLLSGPSGGDSILDRSSGNKPSRTFPEDRTPEGNREKARELGSNAPSGQQPQIHSSTSRNKPESELAIRKPSRHFTQGLSHERITEELIGRAEPNRRGTSTPSGRTRSKDNRAGKGNTGLPGLAERIGASFERIGKISSALVQKIMNPRSRKKTLKAGINKLLSR; encoded by the coding sequence ATGCTTATGAAAGTATTCCGACACGGAGTCGGACGCGGGGCGAAGGTCGTTGAATATGTGACGGGTAAAAAGGACTCCAAAAGAAAGGAGAATCCACCTGAAGTACTGCGTGGAGATCCAGACTTAACCTCAGACCTTATCGATACCACTACCCGTAAATGGCGATACACTTCCGGAGTTCTCTCATGGGCTCCGGAGGACAAGGTCACGCCTGAAGACGAAAGAAAGCTCATGGACAGCTTTGAATCATACGCTTTTGCAGGACTTGAAGCGGATCAATATTCAATCCTTTGGGTGCGTCACAGCCATGCTGGCCATCATGAGATGCATTTTGTAATTCCGCGCACAGAACTACGATCAGACAAAGCTCTTAATCCCTGCCCGCCGGGATGGGAGAAGCAATATAATCCATGGTGTGAACTTCACAATCGTCGTCACAACTGGGCACGCCCTGATGAAATGAAACGCGCAAGGTTGGTCAGTCCGGGCAGCTCAATACAGAGCTATAAGTTCGGCAATGCTTCAGAGGTAAGACGGACCGTAACTGAAGCGATCGTTCAAGGTGTGGAAGCCGGTCTTATTCATAACCGGCAAGACATCGTCAGAACTCTTGAGGAATTCGGCTTTGGTGTACCGCGCCAAGGCAAAGAATATATAACTATTGAACTACCAGAAAACGACAACAGCACTGTTTCCCAGAAACGAAAAAACCGCCGCATTAGGCTAAAAGGAGTACTTTATGCAAGCTCATGGACAGCCGAGCAATTCAAACAACGCGCTGAGCTTAGCCGAGAAAATGAAGGAGCAGATGGAAGAGCAAGTGCAAAGCTCCAAGCTGATAATTCAAGAAGGATTGCAGAGCTTGAGAAAAGCGTTTCTAAAATCCGCCAAACACGAGCTGAGTACCATCGAAACCGCTATAAAAACAGAGACCGCAGAACTCTCAAAAATTCAACAAACCTTAATCCGCGACATGCACCGATCCTTGAAGATCCCAGTCGCAGTATCATTAGCGGTGACAATCGTTTGCTGTCTGGTCCTAGTGGGGGGGACTCTATTCTGGATAGATCTTCAGGGAACAAACCTAGCAGAACTTTCCCAGAAGATAGAACACCAGAGGGCAATAGAGAAAAAGCTCGTGAGCTGGGGAGTAACGCCCCTTCTGGACAACAACCGCAGATTCATAGTTCTACCAGCCGGAACAAGCCTGAATCAGAATTGGCAATCAGGAAACCGTCCCGCCATTTTACTCAAGGATTAAGCCATGAACGAATTACAGAAGAGCTTATTGGACGCGCTGAGCCGAATCGAAGAGGAACAAGCACGCCGTCTGGACGAACAAGATCAAAAGATAACCGAGCTGGAAAAGGAAATACAGGGCTGCCGGGACTTGCAGAGCGAATTGGAGCGAGTTTTGAGCGAATTGGAAAAATTAGCTCAGCTCTAGTCCAAAAGATTATGAACCCCAGAAGCCGCAAAAAGACTTTAAAAGCTGGAATTAATAAACTATTGAGCAGGTAA
- a CDS encoding ankyrin repeat domain-containing protein gives MNHYEGNIEDALSKHDIEAVWKWLEHGGNPRHITEYGDSLLHIAALNDNTDATKLLLDVGVDPNTRNAEDLTPICYASKAETIIMLHEYGASLTVEDGNYGPPLHRAACGLSVEAVTTMVALGADIYAEPSEGGLPAVYNSFLSENCKAMLLAFISMGFSVNGIEGHPLLHYAYGSERLEAVKLLLKLGADPTLKDENGRDFEAFKEMVKERRKAANSQSTEAEQKVNPLLEEFEKQLIETARLKEELNN, from the coding sequence ATGAATCATTACGAAGGAAATATAGAAGATGCGCTCAGCAAACACGACATAGAAGCCGTATGGAAATGGCTGGAGCATGGCGGCAATCCCCGCCATATCACTGAATACGGAGACTCACTGCTCCATATCGCAGCGTTAAATGATAACACCGACGCCACAAAGCTGCTGCTTGATGTCGGCGTAGACCCTAATACCCGTAACGCCGAAGACCTCACCCCCATATGCTACGCGAGCAAAGCTGAAACAATCATCATGCTGCATGAATACGGCGCGTCTTTAACCGTTGAAGATGGCAATTACGGCCCTCCCCTACACCGTGCGGCCTGCGGTCTGTCCGTGGAAGCAGTAACGACCATGGTCGCTCTCGGTGCTGATATTTATGCTGAGCCTTCAGAAGGAGGATTACCGGCAGTATATAACAGCTTTCTTTCGGAGAACTGCAAAGCAATGTTGCTGGCGTTCATCTCAATGGGCTTCAGTGTTAACGGCATAGAGGGACATCCCCTGCTTCACTATGCTTACGGGAGTGAGAGACTTGAAGCGGTCAAGCTACTTCTAAAGCTTGGAGCAGATCCTACCCTCAAAGACGAGAACGGTAGAGACTTTGAAGCCTTTAAGGAAATGGTCAAAGAGCGACGGAAAGCAGCCAACAGTCAGTCCACCGAAGCAGAACAAAAAGTTAATCCTTTACTTGAGGAATTTGAAAAGCAATTGATTGAAACCGCGCGACTAAAGGAAGAGCTTAACAATTAG
- a CDS encoding ribbon-helix-helix protein, CopG family, with the protein MSTVTARVSDETASKLDALAKATNRSKSFLVASALERFLEEQAWQIAQTVESLEQADRGEFATASEVEEAFGKWGLKVEAD; encoded by the coding sequence ATGAGCACAGTTACCGCACGAGTTTCAGATGAAACCGCATCAAAGCTTGATGCCCTTGCCAAGGCTACAAATCGCAGCAAGTCCTTTCTTGTTGCAAGCGCGCTGGAGCGTTTTCTTGAAGAACAGGCATGGCAGATAGCCCAGACGGTTGAAAGCCTTGAGCAGGCCGATAGAGGCGAATTCGCGACAGCATCCGAAGTTGAAGAAGCTTTCGGAAAGTGGGGATTAAAGGTTGAAGCTGACTAG
- a CDS encoding type II toxin-antitoxin system RelE/ParE family toxin: MKLTRINWTKNAIRDLNSIRRYLAEQADEEVMESEAKRIWDGCQRLKQFPESGRPGRVPMTREVVISPYIIPYRIQGDAVDILNIFHSSQKI; the protein is encoded by the coding sequence TTGAAGCTGACTAGAATCAATTGGACAAAGAACGCAATCAGAGATCTTAATTCTATCCGCCGCTATTTAGCCGAGCAAGCTGATGAAGAAGTAATGGAGTCCGAAGCGAAACGCATATGGGACGGCTGCCAGCGGTTAAAACAATTCCCAGAAAGTGGCCGTCCCGGTCGAGTTCCAATGACACGAGAAGTTGTTATCTCACCTTACATTATCCCCTACCGTATTCAGGGTGATGCTGTGGATATTCTTAATATTTTTCATTCTTCTCAGAAGATTTGA
- a CDS encoding restriction endonuclease, whose protein sequence is MAIPDYQTLMLPVLKVASDRKEHKFRDAVELLADEFSLSSEERNELLPSGNQPLFNNRVGWARSYLKQAGLLAAPKRGFFTITERGLELLATNPSEINTETLSQYPEFLEFRNRRKPSKEKGDSGESEKAAESLHTPEDALASAYQKLRKSLESELLTIVKEASPSFFEKLVVDLLVNMGYGGNRQDAGKALGKSGDGGIDGIINEDRLGLDVIFIQAKRWEGPVGRPEIQKFAGALQGQRAKKGVFITSSSFTKAAEEYVSLIDTRIILIDGERLGRLMVDHNVGVSTVGKYEVKKVDSDYFDNE, encoded by the coding sequence GTGGCTATTCCAGATTATCAAACATTGATGCTGCCTGTATTGAAAGTTGCGTCAGACCGAAAGGAACATAAGTTCAGAGATGCTGTAGAGTTGTTGGCAGACGAATTCTCTTTGTCTTCTGAAGAAAGAAACGAACTCCTTCCAAGTGGTAATCAGCCTTTATTCAATAACCGTGTTGGCTGGGCAAGATCATATTTAAAACAAGCAGGACTCTTAGCCGCACCAAAGCGTGGATTTTTCACCATAACTGAGCGGGGACTTGAGCTTTTAGCAACAAATCCAAGTGAGATTAATACTGAAACATTAAGTCAGTATCCCGAATTTCTTGAATTTAGAAATAGAAGAAAACCCAGTAAAGAAAAGGGGGATTCTGGGGAGTCCGAAAAGGCTGCCGAGTCTCTGCATACCCCTGAAGATGCTCTGGCATCAGCATATCAGAAGCTACGTAAAAGTCTTGAATCAGAACTGCTTACGATTGTTAAAGAAGCATCTCCATCATTTTTTGAAAAGCTGGTCGTCGATCTACTCGTAAATATGGGGTATGGCGGTAACCGTCAGGATGCAGGCAAAGCATTAGGGAAAAGTGGAGATGGCGGTATTGATGGAATTATCAATGAAGATAGGCTTGGATTAGATGTTATATTCATTCAGGCTAAACGCTGGGAAGGTCCGGTAGGTAGGCCCGAAATTCAAAAATTTGCCGGAGCACTTCAAGGCCAGCGCGCTAAAAAAGGCGTTTTCATTACAAGTTCCTCATTTACCAAAGCCGCTGAAGAATATGTCTCATTGATCGATACAAGGATCATTCTTATCGATGGAGAAAGGCTAGGCCGTCTCATGGTTGATCATAACGTAGGTGTTTCGACCGTAGGCAAGTATGAAGTCAAAAAGGTTGATTCCGACTATTTTGATAATGAGTAA